The Aureimonas mangrovi genome contains the following window.
AGATCTTCCGCCGGATAAAGTCGCTGATCTTCACGCCGCCGCTCCCGTGAAGAACTCTACGAGCTTGCCTCGCTCGATGACCCACCGGCCGGACACCTTGCGAGCGGGAAGCTCGCCGTTCTCCAGCATTCCGAACGTGGCTCGCGGACTACGACCGATGATCTTCGCGATCTCAGCTGCACCCCATACGAGGTCGAGGGTTCGATCCATTCCCTTTACCCTTCCTTAAGTCGGCGACATTACCGTGAGATGACATTACCGTAATTGAATTGCCCGTCAAGTGATGTGGCATTACGGTAATGTCGTTTTGGAAAGGTGGGCCACGGATATGAGCAAGGCTGGTCGGGGCGCGGAGCAGATCTCGCTTCGGCTCCCGGAGGGGATGAGAGATCGCTTGAAAGCCGCGGCCGACGCGAACGGCCGCTCGGTGAACAGCGAGATCATTCTCAGACTTCAAAATGCTTTGGAGCGACAGGAAGACGGCTCGATCTCAGTATGGCTTCCGAAGGAAGTGCTCGATCGCGTCTATGAAGAGGCGCACGAAGCGGAAATTGATCCCAACCTCCTCATCCTCGAAGCCGTGGAAAAAGAGTATCCGCCTCGGCGGGACGTAACGCGCCTTGCGCAAGAGCTAATCGATGAAATCGAGCTCAGCCGCGCAGGCTCGTCGGAGAGCGCGAAGGATGTAGCCAAGGCCTTACAAATCCTGATCGATAAGGAGTTTCCTCCGGCCCCTACGCCTCCATGGAAGAAACGCGGAAAATGAGCGTCCGCAAGCGCTCCTGGGCGACGCCGAAGGGCGAGGAGAAGACGGCGTGGGTCGTCGATTAC
Protein-coding sequences here:
- a CDS encoding Arc family DNA-binding protein — translated: MSKAGRGAEQISLRLPEGMRDRLKAAADANGRSVNSEIILRLQNALERQEDGSISVWLPKEVLDRVYEEAHEAEIDPNLLILEAVEKEYPPRRDVTRLAQELIDEIELSRAGSSESAKDVAKALQILIDKEFPPAPTPPWKKRGK
- a CDS encoding helix-turn-helix domain-containing protein, producing the protein MDRTLDLVWGAAEIAKIIGRSPRATFGMLENGELPARKVSGRWVIERGKLVEFFTGAAA